One Streptomyces sp. L2 genomic window carries:
- a CDS encoding CBS domain-containing protein yields MAAGAPRIFVSHLAGVPVFDPTGDQVGRVRDVVVMLRVGRRPPRVLGLVVELSTRRRIFLPMTRVTGVESGQVLSTGVLNVRRFEQRPTERLVFGELLDRRVTLTETGEEVTVLDVSVQQLPARRDWEVDRVFVRKGRKGGAFRRAKGETLTAEWSAVTGFSLEEHGQGAENLLATFEQLRPADLANVLHHLSPKRRAEVAAALDDDRLADVLEELPEDDQIEILGKLKEERAADVLEAMDPDDAADLLAELPEEDQERLLSLMQPADAADMRRLMSYEEHTAGGLMTTEPIVLRPDATVADALARVRNRDLSPALAAQVYVCRPPDETPTGKYLGTVHFQRLLRDPPYTLVSALLDDDLQPLDSDATLPVIAGFFAAYDMVAAPVVDESGSLLGAVTVDDVLDHMLPDDWRETEFHLDEGEGADTHGS; encoded by the coding sequence ATGGCAGCCGGCGCCCCCCGGATCTTCGTCTCGCACCTCGCCGGGGTCCCCGTCTTCGATCCGACCGGCGACCAGGTCGGCCGCGTCCGCGACGTCGTCGTCATGCTGCGCGTCGGCCGGCGCCCCCCGCGTGTGCTCGGGCTGGTCGTCGAGCTGTCCACCCGGCGGCGGATCTTCCTGCCGATGACCCGCGTGACCGGCGTCGAGTCCGGCCAGGTCCTCTCGACCGGCGTACTGAACGTCCGCCGCTTCGAGCAGCGGCCCACCGAGCGGCTGGTCTTCGGCGAGCTGCTGGACCGGCGCGTGACGCTGACGGAGACCGGCGAGGAGGTCACCGTCCTCGACGTGTCCGTGCAGCAGCTGCCCGCCCGCCGGGACTGGGAGGTCGACCGGGTCTTCGTGCGCAAGGGCCGCAAGGGCGGCGCCTTCCGGCGGGCCAAGGGAGAGACGCTGACCGCCGAGTGGTCGGCCGTCACCGGGTTCTCGCTGGAGGAGCACGGCCAGGGCGCCGAGAACCTGCTCGCCACCTTCGAACAGCTGCGCCCCGCCGACCTCGCCAACGTCCTGCACCACCTCTCCCCCAAGCGCCGCGCCGAGGTCGCCGCCGCCCTTGACGACGACCGGCTCGCCGACGTCCTCGAAGAGCTGCCCGAGGACGACCAGATCGAGATCCTCGGCAAGCTGAAGGAGGAGCGCGCGGCGGACGTCCTGGAGGCCATGGACCCCGACGACGCCGCCGACCTGCTCGCCGAGCTGCCCGAGGAGGACCAGGAACGGCTGCTGAGCCTCATGCAGCCCGCCGACGCGGCCGACATGCGGCGCCTGATGTCGTACGAGGAACACACCGCCGGCGGTCTGATGACGACCGAACCCATCGTGCTGCGCCCCGACGCCACCGTCGCCGACGCCCTCGCGAGGGTCCGCAACCGCGACCTGTCCCCCGCGCTCGCCGCGCAGGTCTACGTCTGCCGGCCGCCCGACGAGACCCCGACCGGCAAGTACCTGGGCACCGTCCACTTCCAGCGGCTGCTGCGCGACCCCCCGTACACCCTGGTCAGCGCACTCCTCGACGACGACCTGCAGCCCCTGGACTCCGACGCCACCCTGCCCGTCATCGCCGGGTTCTTCGCCGCGTACGACATGGTCGCCGCACCCGTCGTCGACGAGTCCGGTTCCCTGCTCGGCGCGGTCACCGTGGACGACGTACTCGACCACATGCTGCCCGACGACTGGCGCGAGACGGAGTTCCACCTCGACGAGGGCGAGGGGGCGGACACCCATGGCTCCTGA
- a CDS encoding DUF1003 domain-containing protein: MAPEREALRDRTPAGATATTRPRTPRLDQPRPPRRRILPEWDPEAFGRLSERIARFLGTGRFIVWMTVVIIAWVLWNIAAPRPLRFDEYPFIFLTLMLSLQASYAAPLILLAQNRQDDRDRVNLEQDRKQNERSIADTEYLTREIAALRMGLGEVATRDWIRSELQDLLKEMEDRRRHDGHVVFPAERSEHPSGRDAEDR; the protein is encoded by the coding sequence ATGGCTCCTGAGCGCGAGGCCCTCCGCGACCGCACCCCGGCGGGCGCCACGGCCACCACCCGGCCCCGGACGCCCCGGCTGGACCAGCCGCGCCCGCCGCGCCGCCGCATCCTGCCCGAATGGGACCCGGAGGCCTTCGGCCGGCTCTCGGAGCGGATCGCCCGGTTCCTCGGCACGGGCCGCTTCATCGTCTGGATGACGGTCGTCATCATCGCCTGGGTGCTGTGGAACATCGCCGCGCCCCGGCCGCTGCGCTTCGACGAGTACCCGTTCATCTTCCTGACCCTGATGCTCTCCCTCCAGGCCTCCTACGCCGCCCCGCTGATCCTCCTCGCGCAGAACAGGCAGGACGACCGCGACCGGGTCAACCTCGAACAGGACCGCAAGCAGAACGAGCGGTCCATCGCCGACACCGAGTACCTGACGCGGGAGATCGCCGCGCTGCGCATGGGCCTCGGCGAGGTCGCCACCCGCGACTGGATCCGCTCCGAGCTGCAGGACCTGCTCAAGGAGATGGAGGACCGGCGCCGCCACGACGGCCACGTCGTATTCCCGGCGGAACGGTCAGAACACCCCTCGGGACGTGACGCAGAAGACCGCTGA
- a CDS encoding Mrp/NBP35 family ATP-binding protein has translation MATEDAVREALATVNDPEINRPITELGMVKSVEIGDDGAVAVTVYLTVSGCPMRETITQRVTEAVSRVEGVTRVDVTLDVMSDEQRKELANALRGGQAEREVPFAKPGSLTRVYAVASGKGGVGKSSVTVNLAAAMAADGLKVGVVDADIYGHSVPRMLGADGRPTQVENMIMPPSANGVKVISIGMFTPGNAPVVWRGPMLHRALQQFLADVYWGDLDVLLLDLPPGTGDIAISVAQLVPNAEILVVTTPQQAAAEVAERAGSIAVQTHQKIVGVVENMSGLPCPHCGEMVDVFGTGGGQTVADGLTRTTGATVPVLGSIPIDVRLREGGDEGKPVVLTDPDSPAGSALRSIAGKLGGRQRGLSGLSLGITPKNKF, from the coding sequence ATGGCTACGGAAGACGCGGTGCGCGAGGCACTGGCGACGGTGAACGACCCCGAGATCAACCGACCCATCACCGAACTCGGGATGGTCAAATCGGTGGAGATCGGGGATGACGGCGCGGTCGCGGTGACCGTGTACCTGACCGTCTCCGGCTGTCCCATGCGCGAGACGATCACCCAGCGGGTGACCGAGGCGGTCTCCCGCGTCGAGGGCGTCACCCGCGTCGACGTCACGCTGGACGTGATGAGCGACGAGCAGCGCAAGGAGCTGGCCAACGCCCTGCGCGGCGGCCAGGCCGAGCGCGAGGTCCCCTTCGCCAAGCCGGGCAGCCTCACCCGGGTGTACGCGGTCGCGTCCGGCAAGGGCGGCGTCGGCAAGTCCTCGGTGACCGTGAACCTCGCGGCGGCGATGGCGGCCGACGGCCTGAAGGTGGGCGTGGTCGACGCCGACATCTACGGCCACAGCGTGCCGCGCATGCTGGGCGCGGACGGCCGTCCGACCCAGGTCGAGAACATGATCATGCCGCCGTCGGCGAACGGCGTGAAGGTCATCTCCATCGGCATGTTCACCCCGGGCAACGCCCCGGTCGTGTGGCGCGGCCCGATGCTCCACCGCGCCCTCCAGCAGTTCCTCGCCGACGTCTACTGGGGCGACCTGGACGTCCTCCTCCTGGACCTCCCGCCGGGCACCGGTGACATCGCGATCTCGGTGGCCCAGCTGGTGCCGAACGCCGAGATCCTGGTCGTGACGACCCCGCAGCAGGCGGCGGCCGAGGTGGCCGAGCGCGCGGGCTCCATCGCCGTGCAGACCCACCAGAAGATCGTCGGCGTGGTCGAGAACATGTCCGGCCTGCCCTGCCCGCACTGCGGCGAGATGGTCGACGTCTTCGGCACGGGCGGCGGGCAGACGGTCGCCGACGGCCTGACCCGCACCACCGGCGCGACCGTCCCGGTCCTCGGCTCCATCCCGATCGACGTCCGCCTCCGCGAGGGCGGCGACGAGGGCAAGCCGGTCGTCCTGACCGACCCCGACTCCCCCGCCGGCTCCGCCCTCCGCTCCATCGCCGGCAAACTCGGCGGCCGCCAGAGGGGCCTCTCGGGCCTCTCCCTGGGCATCACCCCGAAGAACAAGTTCTAG
- a CDS encoding sec-independent translocase, translating to MFNDIGPLELVTIIVLAVLVFGPDKLPKMIQDVTRTIRKIREFSESAKHDIRSELGPEFKDFEFEDLNPKTFLRKQLDNDELGLKEIRNGFDIDGLKKEMADVTDAVNGRDVSSSSSSSSSSSSKASSASGSSPAGGGRVDMAKKPEDPDERPPFDADAT from the coding sequence GTGTTCAATGACATAGGACCACTGGAGCTGGTCACGATCATCGTGCTCGCCGTGCTCGTCTTCGGTCCGGACAAGCTCCCGAAGATGATCCAGGACGTGACCCGCACGATCCGCAAGATCCGCGAGTTCTCCGAGAGCGCCAAGCACGACATCCGCAGCGAGCTGGGTCCCGAGTTCAAGGACTTCGAGTTCGAGGACCTCAACCCGAAGACGTTCCTCCGCAAGCAGCTCGACAACGACGAGCTGGGGCTGAAGGAGATCCGCAACGGATTCGACATCGACGGCCTGAAGAAGGAGATGGCCGACGTCACGGACGCCGTGAACGGCCGGGACGTCAGCTCCTCGTCGTCCTCTTCTTCGTCTTCTTCGTCCAAGGCCTCGTCGGCGTCCGGCTCCTCCCCGGCCGGCGGCGGTCGTGTCGACATGGCCAAGAAGCCCGAGGACCCGGACGAGCGCCCGCCCTTCGACGCGGACGCCACGTAG
- a CDS encoding trypsin-like peptidase domain-containing protein: MNEGQSPEDAPQAAAEPTADGDFELARPAAPPAPAPDEEGVAAVATSDRPKPLHDPDPYGTPPYGEPGPWAPAPPVQHPATTPAQGTAVPAQAAPPAQPAPPTPVAPAPAVPDPVAPVAPVAPAQAAPVPPAPPEPAQATPPAATPPAPAVSTVPAVQESSDGGPWQRYDPWVAAGAEGQAGVRAPLQQTGARVLTPAERRRRARRFVLGWALVIALVSGGIGGIIGSYVERAGIGDVHLPQAGKVPPGRSPYSVSGIAARALPSVVTLHVAGGGEQGTGTGFVLDTRGHILTNNHVVEAAADHGRISVTFSSGDTAKAEIVGRDSGYDLAVVQVDDVRGLTPMPLGNSDNVQVGDPVVAIGAPFGLANTVTAGIISAKERPITAGGEKGDGSDVSYVDALQTDAPINPGNSGGPLLDSRGQVIGINSAIRSADGGSESGPDDGQAGSIGLGFAIPVNQAKRVAEELINTGHATHPVIGVTLDMGYTGDGARINATSRDGGPAVTRGGPGERAGLKANDVITQVDGERVHSAEELIVKVRAHRPGDRLHLTVERGGTGRKVSLVLGASAQN; the protein is encoded by the coding sequence ATGAACGAGGGGCAGTCACCGGAGGACGCACCGCAGGCGGCGGCGGAGCCCACGGCCGACGGGGACTTCGAACTCGCCCGGCCCGCGGCGCCCCCGGCTCCCGCTCCGGACGAGGAGGGCGTGGCCGCCGTAGCCACGTCCGACCGGCCCAAGCCACTGCACGACCCCGATCCCTACGGCACCCCGCCCTACGGCGAACCGGGCCCCTGGGCCCCCGCCCCACCCGTGCAGCACCCGGCGACGACCCCCGCGCAGGGGACGGCGGTCCCCGCGCAGGCGGCCCCGCCGGCCCAGCCCGCCCCGCCGACGCCCGTGGCGCCCGCCCCGGCCGTACCCGATCCCGTCGCGCCGGTCGCGCCGGTCGCGCCCGCGCAGGCAGCGCCCGTGCCGCCCGCCCCGCCTGAGCCCGCTCAGGCCACCCCACCCGCGGCCACCCCGCCCGCGCCCGCCGTTTCCACCGTGCCCGCGGTGCAGGAGTCGTCGGACGGTGGGCCCTGGCAGCGTTACGACCCCTGGGTGGCGGCCGGAGCCGAGGGGCAGGCCGGGGTGCGGGCGCCGCTGCAGCAGACCGGCGCCCGGGTGCTCACCCCGGCGGAGCGCAGGCGACGGGCCCGCCGGTTCGTGCTCGGGTGGGCCCTCGTCATCGCCCTCGTCTCCGGAGGCATCGGCGGGATCATCGGCTCCTACGTCGAGCGGGCGGGCATCGGGGACGTGCACCTGCCGCAGGCCGGCAAGGTGCCGCCCGGCAGGTCGCCGTACAGCGTCTCCGGGATCGCCGCCCGCGCCCTGCCCAGCGTCGTCACCCTGCATGTGGCCGGCGGCGGCGAACAGGGCACCGGCACCGGCTTCGTGCTCGACACCCGCGGGCACATCCTCACCAACAACCACGTCGTCGAAGCTGCCGCGGACCACGGGCGGATATCCGTCACGTTCAGCAGCGGCGACACCGCCAAGGCCGAGATCGTCGGCCGGGACAGCGGCTACGACCTCGCCGTCGTCCAGGTCGACGACGTCCGCGGGCTCACCCCGATGCCGCTGGGCAACTCCGACAACGTCCAGGTCGGCGACCCCGTCGTGGCCATCGGCGCCCCCTTCGGCCTGGCCAACACCGTCACCGCCGGCATCATCAGCGCCAAGGAGCGCCCCATCACCGCCGGCGGCGAGAAGGGCGACGGGAGCGACGTGTCGTACGTCGACGCGCTCCAGACGGACGCCCCGATCAACCCGGGCAACTCCGGCGGCCCCCTGCTGGACTCCCGGGGACAGGTCATCGGCATCAACTCCGCCATCCGCTCCGCCGACGGCGGCAGCGAGTCCGGCCCGGACGACGGCCAGGCCGGCTCCATCGGCCTCGGCTTCGCCATCCCGGTCAACCAGGCCAAGCGCGTCGCCGAGGAACTGATCAACACGGGCCACGCGACCCACCCGGTCATCGGCGTGACCCTCGACATGGGCTACACCGGCGACGGCGCCCGGATCAACGCGACCAGCCGCGACGGCGGTCCCGCGGTCACCCGCGGCGGGCCCGGCGAACGGGCGGGCCTCAAGGCGAACGACGTCATCACCCAGGTCGACGGGGAGCGCGTGCACTCCGCCGAGGAGCTGATCGTCAAGGTCCGCGCGCACCGGCCGGGCGACCGCCTGCACCTCACCGTCGAACGTGGCGGGACCGGACGGAAGGTGTCACTGGTACTGGGCGCATCGGCGCAGAACTGA
- a CDS encoding anti-sigma factor: MSGSRPKPAEAHLAEQHLGDRLSALVDGELGHESRERVLAHLATCARCKAEADAQRRLKNVFAEAAPPPPSESFLARLQGLPGGGDLDGGNTPPAGPFGGRGSDAGVYGVGRGERFEFGYVPVRPHTAPAAADEQRGFRIHPVGRPDLDRSSWRGLRFAFAAAGAVSLAAIALGGVSTGIPGAAADASGGSGTGSVVPARSTGAGGTAPQAQRRRQAGPLLAQSTPLGQTPAVPTSMSAPLLPGVTPPAAPAQESGRGLATPVVTGLAAVSPLIRPLNDAAPLTLASWPKAPKVPPAPEVPSHGLLSAPAPGVVSLLSAPSATPSPSVSASGQTP, from the coding sequence GTGAGTGGATCACGGCCCAAACCCGCCGAGGCGCACCTCGCGGAGCAGCACCTGGGAGACCGGCTCTCCGCCCTGGTGGACGGAGAGCTCGGTCATGAGTCGCGCGAGCGTGTCCTCGCCCACCTGGCCACCTGCGCCCGGTGCAAGGCCGAGGCGGACGCCCAGCGCCGGCTGAAGAACGTGTTCGCGGAGGCGGCCCCGCCGCCCCCCTCCGAAAGTTTCCTGGCCCGCCTCCAGGGCCTCCCCGGCGGAGGCGACTTGGACGGCGGTAACACTCCGCCCGCCGGGCCCTTCGGCGGCCGTGGCTCCGACGCAGGGGTGTACGGGGTGGGGCGCGGCGAGCGCTTCGAGTTCGGCTATGTGCCGGTCCGCCCGCACACCGCGCCCGCCGCGGCGGATGAACAGCGCGGCTTCCGTATCCATCCCGTCGGCCGTCCGGACCTCGACCGCTCGTCCTGGCGCGGGCTGCGCTTCGCGTTCGCGGCCGCCGGTGCGGTCTCCCTGGCCGCCATCGCCCTCGGCGGCGTCTCCACGGGCATCCCCGGTGCCGCCGCGGACGCCTCCGGCGGTTCCGGCACGGGCAGTGTGGTGCCGGCGCGTTCGACGGGCGCCGGCGGGACGGCACCCCAGGCGCAGCGCCGCCGCCAGGCGGGCCCGCTGCTCGCCCAGAGCACCCCGCTCGGGCAGACACCGGCGGTGCCCACCTCGATGTCCGCACCGCTGCTGCCCGGCGTGACCCCGCCGGCGGCACCGGCCCAGGAGTCCGGCCGCGGCCTGGCCACGCCGGTGGTGACGGGCCTGGCGGCCGTGTCCCCCCTGATACGCCCGCTGAACGACGCCGCACCGCTCACCCTGGCCTCGTGGCCCAAGGCCCCCAAGGTGCCCCCGGCCCCCGAGGTGCCCAGCCACGGCCTGCTGTCGGCCCCCGCACCGGGTGTCGTCTCCCTGCTCAGCGCGCCGTCCGCCACCCCCAGCCCGTCCGTCTCCGCCTCCGGGCAGACTCCCTGA
- the sigE gene encoding RNA polymerase sigma factor SigE, producing MLRRFLGSAGRPKSVTDTAADHHAAGIAAGDPQTATFATDADGQAWTPPTWEEIVSTHSGRVYRLAYRLTGNQHDAEDLTQEVFVRVFRSLSTYSPGTFEGWLHRITTNLFLDMVRRKQRIRFDALGDDAAERLPSKEPTPQQLFNDAHFDADVQQALDTLAPEFRAAVVLCDIEGLSYEEIAATLGVKLGTVRSRIHRGRSQLRKALAHRSPEARKAERRSFMARVPALGGGGATA from the coding sequence GTGCTCAGGCGCTTTCTCGGGTCGGCGGGCAGGCCGAAATCCGTGACCGACACCGCTGCTGACCACCACGCCGCCGGGATCGCCGCAGGCGACCCCCAGACCGCGACCTTCGCCACCGACGCGGACGGGCAGGCGTGGACTCCGCCCACGTGGGAGGAGATCGTCAGCACGCACAGCGGCCGGGTCTACCGGCTCGCCTACCGCCTCACGGGCAACCAGCACGACGCGGAGGACCTCACCCAGGAGGTCTTCGTCCGCGTCTTCCGCTCCCTGTCCACGTACTCGCCGGGCACCTTCGAGGGCTGGCTGCACCGCATCACGACGAACCTCTTCCTGGACATGGTCCGCCGCAAGCAGCGGATCCGCTTCGACGCCCTCGGCGACGACGCCGCCGAGCGGCTGCCCAGCAAGGAGCCCACCCCGCAGCAGCTGTTCAACGACGCCCACTTCGACGCGGACGTCCAGCAGGCCCTGGACACCCTCGCGCCCGAGTTCCGCGCCGCGGTCGTCCTGTGCGACATCGAGGGACTGTCGTACGAGGAGATCGCCGCGACCCTCGGCGTCAAGCTCGGCACGGTCCGCTCGCGCATCCACCGCGGCCGCTCCCAGCTCCGCAAGGCTCTCGCCCACCGGTCCCCCGAGGCGCGGAAGGCCGAGCGGCGCTCCTTCATGGCCCGTGTCCCCGCGCTGGGAGGAGGGGGCGCGACCGCGTGA